From the Paenibacillus sp. FSL H8-0548 genome, one window contains:
- a CDS encoding polysaccharide biosynthesis protein yields MLKKDSLIKGTLILAAAALVVRFLGLFQRIPIDYMLGSAGQAAFNSANTIYLLLLTIATGGIPLSISKMISQRYALGRADEAKRIYKAALMFGAGTGLLLATAMFVFAPVYAKISKVPDLVLSLRAIAPALLLFPIIAMMRGYFQGRQIMSAGGISQIMEQILRLIGGIGLAFIVLGWGWGDEYGAAAVAFGSVLGSIGAFSVMMWFWRKLKKQDLGELAKSSGAGNNPSVKTGAKLPYRTIYREIFGTSIPAVVTAMTVQFLYFFDMTLFIRLTDSFYSFSSATKVLADYSNKAMGIAGIPPILAIALGASIIPVISSAFSLNNMNEVQRQSSLVMRIVCFTGVPVALLLTVASYSVTGLLFTSPSGSGTVAMLTAGAIFQITMMISNSILYGLNKSKQPMYHTFIGLGLKIVFSIALAPVLGVYGLIIGSSICFIVITLLNVREINKQVSLNILGRKWLAYIAAIAVPALAGLGAEYAVLALTEGWADKLSYLAAAAVTSMVVGGLYLLLLAALRVITPEDIRSFPGPLRKLMSLLLKPFYRKAA; encoded by the coding sequence ATGCTAAAAAAAGACTCATTAATTAAAGGCACGCTTATACTGGCGGCCGCTGCTTTAGTCGTTCGATTTCTTGGGCTGTTCCAGCGTATTCCAATCGATTATATGCTGGGCTCTGCAGGACAGGCAGCTTTTAACTCAGCCAACACGATCTATCTATTGCTGCTAACCATCGCTACTGGAGGAATTCCACTTTCCATCAGCAAGATGATATCCCAGCGTTATGCGCTAGGCAGGGCAGATGAAGCTAAACGGATTTATAAGGCTGCATTGATGTTCGGAGCCGGAACAGGCCTGCTTCTAGCAACGGCCATGTTCGTCTTCGCACCTGTCTACGCGAAAATTTCGAAGGTGCCGGATTTGGTCCTATCCTTGAGAGCCATCGCTCCAGCGCTGCTGCTGTTCCCGATTATCGCCATGATGCGGGGTTATTTTCAAGGCAGACAAATTATGTCGGCAGGCGGCATTTCGCAAATTATGGAGCAAATATTGCGATTGATCGGCGGTATTGGGCTGGCATTCATCGTGCTTGGCTGGGGCTGGGGCGATGAATATGGCGCTGCAGCTGTTGCTTTTGGTTCCGTCCTTGGCAGTATCGGTGCTTTTTCAGTTATGATGTGGTTTTGGCGAAAGCTAAAAAAACAAGACCTGGGGGAGCTGGCCAAATCGTCCGGAGCAGGCAATAATCCGTCTGTGAAGACAGGCGCGAAATTGCCTTATCGCACAATTTATCGCGAAATATTCGGTACCTCCATTCCAGCAGTTGTTACTGCGATGACGGTGCAATTTTTATACTTTTTTGATATGACGCTATTTATACGATTAACGGATTCTTTCTATAGCTTTAGCTCAGCAACGAAGGTATTGGCTGATTATTCGAATAAGGCAATGGGGATTGCCGGCATACCGCCGATTTTAGCGATTGCGCTTGGAGCGTCGATCATACCCGTTATTTCATCTGCTTTTTCCTTAAACAATATGAATGAGGTACAGCGTCAATCCTCGCTGGTCATGCGCATCGTCTGCTTTACTGGCGTACCGGTTGCTTTGCTGCTAACCGTAGCCTCTTATTCCGTTACAGGCTTGCTCTTTACAAGCCCGAGCGGCAGCGGCACTGTAGCTATGCTTACGGCGGGTGCGATTTTTCAAATTACGATGATGATTTCAAATTCGATATTGTACGGGCTGAATAAATCAAAGCAGCCAATGTACCATACCTTTATCGGACTTGGACTCAAAATTGTGTTCAGTATTGCACTAGCGCCTGTGCTGGGCGTGTACGGACTTATTATTGGATCGTCGATTTGCTTTATCGTGATTACGCTGTTGAACGTGCGGGAAATTAATAAACAGGTTAGTCTGAATATACTCGGTCGGAAATGGCTGGCGTATATTGCAGCGATAGCTGTGCCGGCATTGGCTGGCCTGGGCGCGGAGTATGCAGTGCTTGCTTTGACAGAAGGATGGGCAGATAAACTTTCCTATCTAGCAGCCGCAGCTGTCACTTCAATGGTTGTAGGCGGCTTGTATCTTCTATTATTGGCCGCTCTGCGTGTGATAACACCTGAGGATATTCGTTCATTCCCTGGGCCGCTCCGCAAGCTGATGTCGCTGCTGCTTAAGCCATTTTATAGAAAAGCAGCGTAA
- a CDS encoding ThuA domain-containing protein — translation MIKVTVWNEFLHEKNNEEVKRIYPDGIHQALASGIASGDIEVATATLEEPEHGLTTERLANTDVLIWWGHMGHDRVDDAVVERVQQRVWEGMGLIVLHSGHFSKIFKKLMGTGCDLKWREAGEKERLWVVNPAHPIAAGLPEYITLEHEEMYGEHFDIPAPDELIFVSWFEGGEVFRSGCTFSRGQGKIFYFRPGHETYPTYYNPQVLQVIQNSVRWAAPSHAAVPVRGNHQPLEPISNKG, via the coding sequence ATGATAAAGGTAACGGTTTGGAATGAATTTTTGCATGAAAAAAATAATGAAGAAGTAAAGAGGATTTACCCGGATGGCATTCATCAAGCGCTGGCGAGCGGAATTGCGAGCGGTGATATCGAGGTAGCGACAGCTACGCTGGAGGAGCCCGAGCATGGGCTTACAACGGAGCGCTTGGCGAATACGGATGTTCTTATCTGGTGGGGACATATGGGGCATGACAGAGTCGATGACGCGGTTGTAGAGCGTGTTCAGCAGCGTGTGTGGGAAGGGATGGGCTTAATTGTGCTCCATTCCGGTCATTTCTCAAAAATTTTCAAGAAGCTGATGGGAACGGGCTGTGATTTGAAGTGGCGGGAGGCAGGTGAGAAGGAGCGGCTTTGGGTCGTTAATCCTGCGCATCCAATCGCCGCTGGCTTGCCGGAGTATATCACGCTTGAGCATGAGGAAATGTACGGCGAGCACTTCGATATCCCAGCTCCAGATGAGCTGATTTTTGTAAGCTGGTTTGAAGGCGGTGAGGTATTCCGCAGCGGCTGTACATTCAGTCGAGGTCAAGGCAAAATTTTTTATTTCCGGCCCGGGCATGAGACATACCCAACCTACTACAACCCGCAGGTGCTTCAAGTTATTCAGAACAGCGTACGCTGGGCAGCGCCTTCGCATGCAGCCGTTCCGGTTCGCGGCAACCATCAGCCGCTGGAGCCTATAAGCAATAAAGGATAG
- a CDS encoding DUF456 family protein yields MDILGWILVVLLFVVGMAGAIYPILPGALAIYAAFFVYGWFFSFHEFGFWFWLIQTLIVVVLFVADYAVSGWGVKRFGGSRASIIGSTIGLIFGPFVIPAFGLIIGPFLGAVIGEIIIGTSPSKSLKVGLGSVVGLFTSVVVKVILQAAMILLFVLWLVN; encoded by the coding sequence ATGGATATTTTAGGCTGGATATTAGTCGTTCTGCTATTCGTTGTCGGAATGGCTGGAGCGATTTATCCAATTTTGCCTGGCGCACTAGCGATTTACGCAGCGTTTTTCGTATATGGCTGGTTTTTCTCCTTCCATGAATTTGGCTTTTGGTTTTGGCTTATTCAGACACTCATCGTTGTTGTTCTCTTTGTTGCCGATTATGCGGTCAGCGGATGGGGCGTGAAGCGCTTCGGAGGCTCTAGAGCCTCCATTATTGGCAGTACGATCGGTCTTATTTTTGGCCCTTTTGTTATTCCTGCATTCGGTCTAATTATCGGTCCTTTCTTAGGTGCAGTCATCGGAGAAATCATTATCGGCACAAGTCCGTCGAAGTCGTTGAAGGTCGGGCTTGGATCAGTCGTAGGACTGTTCACCAGTGTTGTCGTTAAAGTTATTTTGCAGGCGGCAATGATTTTGCTGTTTGTGCTGTGGCTAGTAAACTAA